ACGATACCGCACATATAAGTTCCTTAGTATCTAAAGTTGAAAAAAGACAAGACGCCGGCTTCCGTACGCCTTGCCCGCACATTATATCAGAGCGAAATATATCATACTGAATTATAAGGGGTAGCTTTAGAAAGCTGACTACATCCTTTACCTAGACATCTATTTAATAACAAGGTTCATCTTTCAATATGTTATTTTCCTTCTTACCCTGTTTTCCAAGCGTAATTTTCGTAAAATTGTTGACAATATTGACCGTTTTCACATGAAAATTTGCACTGAATCGAATTTTTTACACTCTCTCGTTTCAAATTTCTAGTTTAATTACTTAGAATATATAACCAATTTATTTTAAAATGATGGAATTTTCAAAAATATTTTTATATTTTATTGGATATATATGCCAAATAATAAAATTCTCAAAAAAATAATGTCAACAATTTTCATCAAAACTGCTTGGCAGGCAAAAAAATTAGGTTTATATTGCTTTCCACAAATTCATCATCCTTTCCAATCTAATCCACAGGGAGCATAAAATGACCGATTTGAATGCCTTGTTTGCCAACCTCAAACAACGTAACCCCAATCAAGAGCCGTTTCACCAAGCGGTTGAAGAAGTATTCATGAGCTTGGGCCCGTTTTTGGCAAAAAATCCGAAATACACCCAACAAAACCTGCTTGAACGCATCGTCGAACCTGAGCGCGTCATTATGTTCCGCGTCACTTGGGTGGACGACAAAGGACAAGTCCAAGTCAACCGCGGCTACCGTATTCAAATGAGCTCCGCCATCGGCCCTTACAAAGGCGGCTTGCGTTTCCACCCGACCGTCGATTTGGGCGTATTGAAATTCCTCGCCTTTGAACAAGTGTTCAAAAACGCCTTGACCACCCTGCCTATGGGCGGCGGCAAAGGTGGCTCCGACTTCGACCCCAAAGGCAAATCCGACGCCGAAGTGATGCGTTTCTGCCAAGCCTTTATGAATGAACTCTACCGCCACATCGGTCCGAACACCGACGTACCTGCGGGCGACATCGGCGTAGGCGGCCGCGAAATCGGTTTCCTCTTCGGACAATACAAAAAAATCCGCAACGAATTTGCCTCCGTCCTGACTGGCAAAGGCCTTGAATGGGGTGGCAGCCTTATCCGTCCCGAAGCGACCGGCTACGGTACCGTGTACTTCGCCCAATCCATGCTGCAAACGCGCGGCGATTCGATTGAAGGCAAACGCGTGCTGATTTCCGGCTCCGGCAACGTCGCACAATACGCCGCCGAAAAAGCCATCCAACTGGGTGCAAAAGTGCTGACCGTTTCCGACTCCAACGGCTTCGTCCTCTTCCCCGATAGCGGCATGACCGAAGACCAACTCGCCGCGCTTATCGAGCTGAAAGAAGTCCGCCGCGAACGTGTTTCCACCTATGCCAAAGAACAAGGTTTGAAATACTTTGAAAACCAAAAACCGTGGGGCGTTGCCGCCGAAGTCGCCCTGCCCTGCGCGACCCAAAACGAATTGGATGAAGAAGCCGCCAAAACCCTGCTGGCAAACGGCTGCTACGTCGTTGCCGAAGGTGCGAACATGCCTTCTACTTTGGGCGCGGTCGATCAGTTCGTCAAAGCGGGCATCCTGTATGCGCCGGGCAAAGCCTCCAACGCCGGCGGCGTGGCAACTTCAGGCTTGGAAATGAGCCAAAACGCCGTCCGTCTGGCTTGGAGCCGCGAAGAAGTCGACCAACGCTTGTTCGACATCATGCAAAGCATCCACGAATCCTGCCTGAAATACGGCACTGAAAACGGAAAAACCAACTACGTCAACGGTGCGAACATCGCCGGTTTCGTCAAAGTCGCCGATGCGATGCTGGCGCAAGGCATTGTGTAAGTCTCATTGTCCTGACTTTAGGATGTGGAAAGGTCGTCTGAAAACCTTGAATCGGGGTTTTCAGACGACCTTTTTTATAGCCTGAGGGCAAATTTATTGTTACAGTCTGTCCATTGCCATTTATTTATTAGGAGCCATTATGCTGAGCCGTTACGTTTTTCTATCTGCCTGCCTCCTCTCTTGCGCCACCTTCGCACAAACCTTGTCCCAAACCCTGCCCAACGGTCTGAAAATCATCGTCAAAGAAGATCGCCGCGCACCTGTCGCCGTTTCCCAGATTTGGTACAAAGTCGGCAGCGTGGATGAGAAACCGGGCAAAAGCGGATTAAGCCACGCCTTAGAACACATGATGTTCAAAGGTACGCCTTCCGTACCATCAGGCGAATACAGCAGCCGCATCGCCCGTTTGGGCGGCGATGACAATGCCTATACCAACCGCAGCGAAACGGTATATTACGCCAATATCGCCTCTGCCAACTTGCCCGAAGTCCTCAAACTTGAAGCCGACCGGATGCATAACCTCAATTTCAGCGATAAAGAGTTCGCTAACGAAATGAACGTTATCCGAGAAGAACGCCGCCAGCGTACAGAAGACGATGCCGGCGGGAAGATGTGGGAGCAAATCTACCTGAACAGCTTCACCCTACCCTCCATGAAAGCCTCCGTTATCGGCTATATGGAAGACCTGCACACCTTGCGTGCCGACGATTTGCGTGCTTGGTACAAACAATTTTACGCACCCAATAATGCCGTTTTGGTCATCGTCGGCGATGTCGATGCCAAACAGACCCTGCGCACGGCGGCAGGATTGTTCGGCAAAATACCGCGTAAATCTTTGCCTGAACGGAACAACCTGAAAGCCGAACCGGTCAAACGCGCCCCTTCCTTTGCCCAAGCTTCCTCTCCCGTAACCCGTCAACCGTTGGTTGCCACCAGCTGGCGCGTTCCCGCCCTCTCCCGCCTTAACGACAAGCTGCCTTACGCCTTGGATGTCCTGACCGACGTTTTGGCGGGCAACACCTCCAGCCGTTTGGACAAAAACCTCGTACGCGGTAAACAGACCGCATTAAGCGCAAATGCCCATTACGACCTGCTCAGCCGCGAAATGCCGCTTTTCGGCGTATTTGGAATGCCTGCTGAAAACGTATCCGCCGAGACCCTGCTTACGCAGATGAAGTCCGAAATCAAAGACATCGCCGACAACGGCATCAGCAAAGAAGAACTCGACCGCATCAAAGCACAGGCATTGGCGGGCGAAATCTACGCGCGCGACTCCATGGTTTCACAAGCTTCGCTGATGGGTCGTTTGGAAGCGCGCGGGTTCAAATATTCCGATGAAGCCGCAATCCGCCGCCGCATACAGGCCGTAACCGCCGAAGAAGTACAAAAAGCCGCACAAATGCTGACGGACGACCGTTCAAGTACCGTCATCATCATGCCGGAATCCGCTCCTCCCGCACCGGCAGACTATACGGCAGTAAAAAAGCCTGAAAAACAATGACAAACCGTTTTCAGACGACCTCTTGCTGTGCGATAATGCCAAACGATAACATCTTAACGTGATTGCTAAGATAAAATTTACCGTGTTCCATTATCACCCTGGCAAAACATCCTTCTTACACAGAGGTCGTCTGAAAATGAAATCCTCCTTTTCCTCCGTTTTCCGTACCGCGCTGACCGTCTCTTCCGTTCTGATCCTCAGTGCGTGTCCAAGCAACACTTCCCCCGTCAACCCGCCGCGGCACAACACCCAAATCACCCCTCCCCCCAAACCGCAGGCAGTCGTTGCTTTAGCACTCGGCGGCGGCGCATCCAAAGGGTTTGCCCATATCGGCATCATCAAAGCCCTCAAACAAAACGGCATCCCCGTCAAAATCGTTACCGGTACGTCGGCAGGCGCCATCGTCGGCAGCCTGTATGCCTCCGGCGCAAGTCCCGACCGTTTGGAATTGGAAGCCGAAATTCTCGGCTCAACCGATTTGGTCGATCTGAGCCTATCCACCAGCGGCTTTATCAAAGGACAAAAACTGCAAGACTACATCAACCGCAAAGTCGGCAATCGCCCGATTCAAGACTTCCCGATTAAATTCGCCGCCGTCGCCACCGACTTCGAATCTTCCAAAGCCGTCGCCTTCAACCGCGGCAATGCCGGACAGGCAGTCCGCGCATCCGCCGCCATCCCCAACGTGTTCCAACCCGTCCTGATCGGCGGCCGTCGATACGTTGACGGCGGACTGACCCAGCCCGTACCCGTCAGCGCTGCAAAAAAACAGGGAGCAAACTTCATCATCGCCGTTGATATTTCCGACAGGCCGTCTAAAAACCTCAAACAAGGCTTTTTCTCCTACCTCGACCAATCCATCAACGTCATGTCGCAATCTGCCCTGCAACATGAATTAAGCCAAGCAAATGTCGTCATCCATCCCCAAGTTTTGGACTTAGGCGCGGTCGGCGGCTTCAGCCAAAAACAACGTGCAATCGCCGAGGGGGAGCGTGCCGCGAAAGCCGCTATTCCTGAAATACGGCGCAAACTGGCAGCTTACCGCTACTAAGCCTTTAGTGCTTTATGCAAAGAAAAGGTCGTCTGAAAATATAAAACTATTTTTAGACGACCTCTGTTTAAGGGAGCTGGCATACTCCCTTTTTTCTTACGGGTGCGATCTCTGTTTTAAACCGAAGCTATCAAAGCAAAAGGGATACAAGCATCCCTGTATTTTCAAAAAAGGTCGTCTGAAAACCATATAAGCTTTTCAGACGACCTTTCGATATTGTGCCTTGACGCTTACAAGGTGCCGTAAGAGTGCAGGCCGCTCAGGAACATGTTGACGCCGATGAAGGCAAAGGCGGTAACGAACAGTCCGATGACTGCCCACCATGCAAGGATTTTGCCGCGCCAGCCGGCGACGAGGCGCAGGTGCAGCCAGACGGCGTAGTTGAGCCAGACAATGAATGCCCAAGTTTCTTTCGGGTCCCAGCTCCAGTAGCGTCCCCATGCGTCAGCCGCCCACAGTGCGCCGAGGATGGTGGCGATGGTGAAGAACAGAAAGCCGACGGCGATGGCTTTGTACATGACTTCTTCGATGACTTGCGAAGGCGGCAGCGATGATTTTTTGCCGGCGTTTTCGTTTCTCAATGCCCAAAGTTCGGCGATGCCGAGCATGGCGGCGATACAGAACGCGCCGTAGCCGATGAAGTTGGCGGGGACGTGGATTTTCATCCACCATGATTGCAGGGCGGGAATCAGGGGTTGGATGGTGTGTGCTTCGCGGGAAAAGCTGTACCAAAGGACGAAGCCGACGACGATCGCCATGAAGCTGAAGACGAAGCCGCCGAGTTTTTGTACGGCGAAACGGGTTTCGTAGTAGAGGTACATCAGGGCGGTGATGACGAGGAAGAGGATGAAGACTTCGTAGAGGTTGGAAACGGGGATGTGTCCTGCGTCAGGGCGCAGGAGGTAGCTTTCGTGCCAGCGCACTAAAAGTCCGGTAAAGCCTGCGACGGCAGACACCCATGCGAATACGGAACCCATGCCGAGCAGGGTGTTGGTGGCGACATTTTTGCGTTGTGCCAGCACGGCGCCGGTGATGTAGGCGAAGAGTGCGAAGAAGACGAAGGCGCATTGCCACATAATCGCGGACTGGCTGCTGAGGAAGTATTTGAGCAGGAAGCCGTCGGAATGCGTGATTTCGCCATCGTAGAGCATGACGGCGCCGTATGCGAGGACGGCACACAAGGGGGCAAACCAGCGCATGGGTTTGAAAAACCAGCCTAAAAAGACGGTTATGCCCGCGCTTGCCCACAAAATCACCATTTCGTAGATGTCCATGGCGTGCTGAATGCGGGTTTGGGCGAAGAATGCGCCGGCTGCGGTCAAGAGGGCGAATAGGCAGTCAACCGTATTCAGGGACTTGAGGAACGATTTGTGCGTCAGCAGCTCGTGTTCGGGTAGGGGGTTATGGTTATGCGTCATGGTTCAAATCTTTCGCCAGTCGTTGCAGGCTTTGTGTATGTTGCGGAAACTCTTTTTGCAGGTCGCGCTCGTTGCGGCTGGAAGACATGGCAAAGCGGATGTGGTCGTCTGAAAACAGAACCCACGCGCGTTTCTCGCGGATGTAGAACATAAATATCGTGCCGAGAACCAGCAAAACAGAGCCTAAATAGACTAAAAATGCACCGGGCGAACGGGTCATTTGCAAGCCGGAGGAGCGGACTTCTTCAAAGCCGTCCAGTTGTAGGAGCATGGGGGCGGGGTATTCGGTCAGGCCGGTATAGGCGTCCATGCTGTGCAGCAGGAAGCGGTTGCGCGCTTCGTCTTGAGGCCATGCGGGCAGCTTGTATTTTTGGATGGTTTCTTCCAATACGGCGTTCATGACGCCGAACAGCATTTCGTAAAAATATCCCTGCATTTTTTCCTGCTGCGCTTTGGGGATGTTTTTGGTGATAAATTCGTCCAACGCCAAATAGCCGCCTTTCGCAAAAATGCCCAAGGTGTTTTCGGCGGCAAGGGTGAATTGCTCGCGGATGTTGTCGGGCGCGTTCAAGGTCGCGTTGCGGATGACGGCTTTGCGTGCGGCTTCGTCTTTCAAGAGTTCGCGCATCGCCATGAAGGTATCGGGTTTGAAAGTCTTATCGGCAGGAATGCGCAGCCAACGGTATTGCTGTTCCAGACCTGTGCGCGTGCCGGTAATGAAGAAATAATCCTGTTCTTGCTTAACGGGCAGCATGTAGTTTTTATATTCGACAGCCTGACCCGCTTTGTCGCGGATTCGGTAAACAACGGACGGGCCGATGTTGGTGTATTTTTTGTTTTCTTGAGAGACGGCGCGCACGTCGTTAATCGCTGATTGCAGGGTTTGCTCTTTTTCAGACGACTTGCTCATGTCTTCCACGTTCATAGACGTGAATTGGTCAAACTCCAGCTTGTAGGACGTATTGCCGATGTCGAGCGGGAAATCGCGCATAGACGTCGCCCTGAGCGTTACCGGCTCGCGGCTTGGGTTGCCCAAATTCCAGGCTTTGAACTTCAAATCGGAGCCGCCGTCGGCAAAGCTCGCTTGATAGATGGTGATGCCGTGCAGCGTCAGCGGATGGTTGACGCGGATGGTGTGTTCGGATTTTTTGCCGCTTTCCTTGTCGGTAATTTCCAAATCGCTGGCAAAATCACGCGGCATCCCGGTATTGTAAAAGTCGATGTGGAACTTCTTCAGCTTCACTTCAAACGGCAAATCCTGAACCAGCATCCCGTTGTCGGCATTGAGGAAGACCACGTCTGCACTTTGCCCTTCGGTAATGTTTACATTACCGCGGAACGACAGGTTTGACGTACCCAAGACGCTTTCAGGCTTGAAGTCTTTGGCATAGACGGAGTGGTTGTCCGGCACAATTCGTCCGGTCAGCATACCGATTTTCAGCAGCAGGTTGCTGTCTATCAAGCCGCCTAAACAAATCACAATCAGCGCGGCATGGGCAAAAATATAGCCCCATTTGTTCATCGCGCCTTTTTTGGCGGCAACCAAAACCGATCCGTCTTCGCGCGTTACGGTTTTGCAGCTGAAACCTTGTACTTCGAGATAACGCCGGGCAATTTCAGACGACATCTTGCCTTCCAACACAGTCGAATGGCGCATCGCCGCTAATGATTTTTCTTTGGCGTTTTCACGGAACGATTTGATTTCGCGGAGAAAAGGCGGAACATTGCGAATCAGGCACAAGCTGGTCGATATCACCAAAAACATCATGATGACTACAAACCAAGCGGACGCATAAACATCGTACAAGCCTAAAAAGTTGAAAATCTGCGACCAAAATGGACCGAATTTCACAACATAATTGACCTGCGGCTGGTTTTGCTGCAACACCGTCCCGATAACCGAAGCGACACCCAAAAGACTGAGCAAGGCAACGGCAAAACGCATGGAGCTTAAAAAAGCGAACCAAGGTTTGCGGATAAGGGGGACGGATGAAGGGGATTTGCTCATAGCGGTTTGATTTGATAAAGAATACGGGGATGGTCGGGATTCGGAAGAGACCCGATTATCGAACGGCACGAAAAATAGACATGATGGGGCAAAAAGCCAAAGGCTGCCATTTGAAAATACTTATTGCCTCAAAAGCGGCGGCATACCATCGCACAAGGTCGTCTGAAAACAACCGCCCGAGGGCAAGCGTTTTCAGACGACCTTGATATTCACATCATCCGCAAACAGACGGATTGATAGGAATCAATGCAGACCTTGGATGAAGTTGGAAACCGCATTCAACTCTTCTTCGGTCAGGCGTTTGGCAATATCTTCCATAATCGCGTTTTTGCGTTGTCCGGATTTATAAGCCTTCATTTGATCGACCACATAAGACATATGTTGGCCGCCTAAGCGCGGATATGCGCCGATTTCGGTACCGCCGCCCGGAATACCCGCGCCGCTGGGGCCGTGGCAGGACATACAGGCAGGAACCTTTTTATCCACCAAACCGCCGCGGTAGATTTTGCCGCCCAAAACAGGATCATTTTGTTTCGGGTTAGCCTCGCCGGATTTGGCCTGTTGTTTGGCATAGAATGCGGATACATTCAGGATGTCTTGCTCGGACAGGTTCATCACCATAGGTTTCATCACAGCGGCGGAACCGTTTGTACGTTTGCCTTCTTTAATGTCCAAGGTTTGACGGTAGATATAGGCACTGTGTTGCGCGGCGAGCTTTGGATACATGGCGATGCCGCTGTTGCCGTCCGCCGCATGACATGCCGCACAAATAGTAGTAGCCACTTCTTTGCCTTTTGCAATATCCGCTTTCGGGGCAGCGACAGCCGCGCCGGCAGCCAAAACCAAGGCCGCTAAAGTCAATCGTTTCATGGAGTGCTCCTGATTACAGCATTGCATACCGCGACAATGCCTTTTTTATACTCAAAACGCCGGATAAATTTTACCCGATAAAAACCGATAATTCTATAAACGTGCTATTCTATACTAGATTTACATTAAATTACTACCATGTTTCGCAACATGGACACGGCAAATTCCGCCACTCCGTCTCAGGGAACAAGGAAATACGGATGAACCTCTTTCAGAACGCCAAATTCTTCACCACCGTCAACCATCTCAAAGACCTGCCCGACACACCCGCAGAAATCGCATTTGTCGGGCGCAGTAACGCAGGCAAATCCAGTGCGATCAATACCCTGACCAACCATGTCCGGCTCGCTTACGTTTCCAAAACGCCGGGACGGACCCAACACATCAATTTCTTCGAATTGAGCAACGGCAGCTTCATGGTCGATTTGCCAGGCTACGGCTATGCACAAGTTCCCGAAGCCATCCGTACGCATTGGGTCAAACTCTTGGGCGACTACCTTCAACAACGGCGCCAGCTCATCGGCTTGGTGTTGATTATGGATGCGCGTCACCCATTGAAAGAGCTGGATTTGCGGATGCTGGACTTTTTCCACATCACCGGCCGCCCTGTGCATATTTTGTTGTCGAAAGCCGACAAGCTGTCGAAAAACGAGCAAATCAAAACTTTAGGCGCAGTCAAAAAATCGCTCAAACCCTATATGACCCGTCAACGCATCAGCGTACAACTGTTTTCCAGCCTTAAAAAGCAAGGCATAGAAGAAGTCAACCAAGTCGTCGGAGAATGGTTTGCTACACATCAAGAAGAAATGGACAACTTGAATATCGGAAATCCGGAAAATTCCGAGTCATTGTAATCGGTCGTAGTATAGTCTGCATTGACGGGACGCAAATCCGTACTGTTCCTGTTGTATTTAACACGAAAGGTCGTCTGAAAACGCTTGGTAGTGATTCAGACGACCTTTATCACTTCCCCAGCCTACCACCTGCCCGATGCTTACCTTGTTGAGGAAGATAGCAAAGCAAAGAGTGGCAACCCATTATAAAAAGGTCGTCTGAAAAGCCTTTAGCCTTTCAGACGACCTTTTATCTGCTGATAATCCTATTGCGCCTTAGTTTCAGTTACAAAGCCGATTTTACTGATACCGGCTTCACGCGCAGCTTCGAGTGCCTTATTGACGTATTCGTACTCGACTGCTTTATCAGCCGCAATTGCTACGATCGTATCCGCATTTTCCTGCTTCTCGGTTTTCAAACGTGAAATCACCGTATCAATATCGACTTTAGTCACAGAATCACCACCGACATAGTAGCTGCCGTTGGCATCTATCGTCAGTCGCAGCGGGTCTTTAGGCTGCTTTTCCTTCTGCTTTGCCGCTTTTTCCGAAGCGGTCGGCAATTCCAAAGGAATCGAGTGGGTCAATACGGGCATGGTGATCATGAAAACGATCAACAACACCAGCATAACATCGACCAAAGGCGTAACGTTGATGTCCGACATCGGCGCGTCATCGCCGGAATTCATTGAGCCGAATGCCATAATTTAGTCCTTTTGATTCAACAGGCGGACGTGTAAATCGTGTGCGAAAGCGTCCATATCTTGAGAGAGGGTTTTCTTACCGCGGTTAAGGAAGTTGTACGCCAAAACAGCAGGAATGGCGACAAACAAACCGGCAGCAGTAGATACCAACGCCTCACCAATCGGACCGGCAACGGCAGCAATACTCATTTGTCCGCTTTGACCGATATTGATTAAAGCATGGTAAATTCCCCAAACCGTACCGAATAAGCCGATAAATGGAGCGGTTGCACCAATGGATGCCAAAGCAGTCATACCGTAGTCAAACTGGCGCATGGCTTGCTCCATACTGTTTCGGATTTGAATGACGAGGTATTCGTTCAAAGGCAGTTCGGTAGTAAGTGTTTTCGCATTGCTTTGACGATAGCTTTGGTAGGCACGCAGGGATTCGTCCGCCACACGGCTCATCGGTGAATCGATGCTTTTCACTTTTTGTACTGCTTCCGACAGCGTAAAAGCATTTAGCATTTGCGTTTTTACTTCAGCATTGGCACTTTTGGCTTTTTTCAGTTTGATAGTGCGCAGGATAATCAGGCACCAAGTAACAATGCTCATCACCAGCATCAGTACGAATACACTAATCAGGACGAAATCGCCTGACTCAAACACTAATTTCAAATCCATAATTTTTCCAGATTAAAAATAAAATTAAAAAATTTCTTTTTTGTCAAAATACAGGTAATTCGCGTTCATTTACTGAAGTTGGAAATTAATTTTACCCCGGTATTCTGTCAAACGGTTTGTAGGGTATCTGCTGCCGGCGGCAGTAGCTGCCTTCCTTGCTGCATTATCCAAACGTTGGAATCCGCTACTTTTAGTTACGGTAACTTTTACAACCTTACCACCGGGCTGAACAAGAATAGATAAATGAACTACTCCTTCCTCCCCATTTTCTAGAGAGAGGGGCGGGTAAGCCGGTGTAGGCAGGAAACCTTTATCTACGACAGCAGGAGGGCCACCGCTTCCACCTCCTGCACCTCCGCCGCTACCGGTACCTGATCCATGCTCACCTTTGGCACCGCCACTGCCTGATCCACTGCCCTCACCGCGTCCGCTGCCGGTACCTTTCGTACCGCCACCACTTCCTTTACCCTCACCGTGAAGGGCCTTACCTTCTCCACTGCCTTTTCCGTTTTCCGCAGTATTCGGACCGGTTTTAGTACCGGTGTATTCCGAAGCTTGAGGTGCAGGCTTGGATTCTGTTTTAGGTTCAGGCTTAGGCTCTGGGCGTGGCTCCGGTTTAGGCTCAGGTTTGGGTTCCGGCTTAGGTTCAGGTTTCGGTTTTTCAACCGGCTTCGGCTTCTCTTTAGGCTGCTGGATATCAGCATCCTCTTTTTTCGTCACCACCGGCTTGATAACAGGCTTTGTAGGCTCAACCGGCTTGGGTTTCGGTTTTGGCTTTTCAGGCTCAGGGATCTTTTCCGGAGCCGCCGGCGCACCTTCGCCCTCAGGACTACCGTCTCCACCACCATCGCCGCCCAAATCTGCCAAATCGACAAACTCAATATTCATCATTTCCGGCACAGGCGGCTTGTGTGCCTGCCATAACAACGCGACCAAACCCGCGTGGATCAAAACCACCGAGATGACGACAGAAGGAGTTAAAATTCGTTCTTTATTCATAATCAACGCATGATAATAGCAACAATTTGTGTTTGCAACCCATTTTTACATTTGTTTTTTAGTGAATATCCATTTAAAAATATTTCCTCATTTTAATATCATACGCATGATTTTTTGATATTGCTATTCATTATCATAGCAGGCAAAAGAAAAAGAGGACTTAATGCCTCAGTTGA
Above is a window of Neisseria mucosa DNA encoding:
- a CDS encoding NADP-specific glutamate dehydrogenase, yielding MTDLNALFANLKQRNPNQEPFHQAVEEVFMSLGPFLAKNPKYTQQNLLERIVEPERVIMFRVTWVDDKGQVQVNRGYRIQMSSAIGPYKGGLRFHPTVDLGVLKFLAFEQVFKNALTTLPMGGGKGGSDFDPKGKSDAEVMRFCQAFMNELYRHIGPNTDVPAGDIGVGGREIGFLFGQYKKIRNEFASVLTGKGLEWGGSLIRPEATGYGTVYFAQSMLQTRGDSIEGKRVLISGSGNVAQYAAEKAIQLGAKVLTVSDSNGFVLFPDSGMTEDQLAALIELKEVRRERVSTYAKEQGLKYFENQKPWGVAAEVALPCATQNELDEEAAKTLLANGCYVVAEGANMPSTLGAVDQFVKAGILYAPGKASNAGGVATSGLEMSQNAVRLAWSREEVDQRLFDIMQSIHESCLKYGTENGKTNYVNGANIAGFVKVADAMLAQGIV
- a CDS encoding insulinase family protein, coding for MLSRYVFLSACLLSCATFAQTLSQTLPNGLKIIVKEDRRAPVAVSQIWYKVGSVDEKPGKSGLSHALEHMMFKGTPSVPSGEYSSRIARLGGDDNAYTNRSETVYYANIASANLPEVLKLEADRMHNLNFSDKEFANEMNVIREERRQRTEDDAGGKMWEQIYLNSFTLPSMKASVIGYMEDLHTLRADDLRAWYKQFYAPNNAVLVIVGDVDAKQTLRTAAGLFGKIPRKSLPERNNLKAEPVKRAPSFAQASSPVTRQPLVATSWRVPALSRLNDKLPYALDVLTDVLAGNTSSRLDKNLVRGKQTALSANAHYDLLSREMPLFGVFGMPAENVSAETLLTQMKSEIKDIADNGISKEELDRIKAQALAGEIYARDSMVSQASLMGRLEARGFKYSDEAAIRRRIQAVTAEEVQKAAQMLTDDRSSTVIIMPESAPPAPADYTAVKKPEKQ
- a CDS encoding esterase, translated to MKSSFSSVFRTALTVSSVLILSACPSNTSPVNPPRHNTQITPPPKPQAVVALALGGGASKGFAHIGIIKALKQNGIPVKIVTGTSAGAIVGSLYASGASPDRLELEAEILGSTDLVDLSLSTSGFIKGQKLQDYINRKVGNRPIQDFPIKFAAVATDFESSKAVAFNRGNAGQAVRASAAIPNVFQPVLIGGRRYVDGGLTQPVPVSAAKKQGANFIIAVDISDRPSKNLKQGFFSYLDQSINVMSQSALQHELSQANVVIHPQVLDLGAVGGFSQKQRAIAEGERAAKAAIPEIRRKLAAYRY
- the ccsB gene encoding c-type cytochrome biogenesis protein CcsB, which gives rise to MTHNHNPLPEHELLTHKSFLKSLNTVDCLFALLTAAGAFFAQTRIQHAMDIYEMVILWASAGITVFLGWFFKPMRWFAPLCAVLAYGAVMLYDGEITHSDGFLLKYFLSSQSAIMWQCAFVFFALFAYITGAVLAQRKNVATNTLLGMGSVFAWVSAVAGFTGLLVRWHESYLLRPDAGHIPVSNLYEVFILFLVITALMYLYYETRFAVQKLGGFVFSFMAIVVGFVLWYSFSREAHTIQPLIPALQSWWMKIHVPANFIGYGAFCIAAMLGIAELWALRNENAGKKSSLPPSQVIEEVMYKAIAVGFLFFTIATILGALWAADAWGRYWSWDPKETWAFIVWLNYAVWLHLRLVAGWRGKILAWWAVIGLFVTAFAFIGVNMFLSGLHSYGTL
- a CDS encoding cytochrome C biogenesis protein is translated as MSKSPSSVPLIRKPWFAFLSSMRFAVALLSLLGVASVIGTVLQQNQPQVNYVVKFGPFWSQIFNFLGLYDVYASAWFVVIMMFLVISTSLCLIRNVPPFLREIKSFRENAKEKSLAAMRHSTVLEGKMSSEIARRYLEVQGFSCKTVTREDGSVLVAAKKGAMNKWGYIFAHAALIVICLGGLIDSNLLLKIGMLTGRIVPDNHSVYAKDFKPESVLGTSNLSFRGNVNITEGQSADVVFLNADNGMLVQDLPFEVKLKKFHIDFYNTGMPRDFASDLEITDKESGKKSEHTIRVNHPLTLHGITIYQASFADGGSDLKFKAWNLGNPSREPVTLRATSMRDFPLDIGNTSYKLEFDQFTSMNVEDMSKSSEKEQTLQSAINDVRAVSQENKKYTNIGPSVVYRIRDKAGQAVEYKNYMLPVKQEQDYFFITGTRTGLEQQYRWLRIPADKTFKPDTFMAMRELLKDEAARKAVIRNATLNAPDNIREQFTLAAENTLGIFAKGGYLALDEFITKNIPKAQQEKMQGYFYEMLFGVMNAVLEETIQKYKLPAWPQDEARNRFLLHSMDAYTGLTEYPAPMLLQLDGFEEVRSSGLQMTRSPGAFLVYLGSVLLVLGTIFMFYIREKRAWVLFSDDHIRFAMSSSRNERDLQKEFPQHTQSLQRLAKDLNHDA
- a CDS encoding cytochrome c4, producing the protein MKRLTLAALVLAAGAAVAAPKADIAKGKEVATTICAACHAADGNSGIAMYPKLAAQHSAYIYRQTLDIKEGKRTNGSAAVMKPMVMNLSEQDILNVSAFYAKQQAKSGEANPKQNDPVLGGKIYRGGLVDKKVPACMSCHGPSGAGIPGGGTEIGAYPRLGGQHMSYVVDQMKAYKSGQRKNAIMEDIAKRLTEEELNAVSNFIQGLH
- a CDS encoding YihA family ribosome biogenesis GTP-binding protein, whose translation is MNLFQNAKFFTTVNHLKDLPDTPAEIAFVGRSNAGKSSAINTLTNHVRLAYVSKTPGRTQHINFFELSNGSFMVDLPGYGYAQVPEAIRTHWVKLLGDYLQQRRQLIGLVLIMDARHPLKELDLRMLDFFHITGRPVHILLSKADKLSKNEQIKTLGAVKKSLKPYMTRQRISVQLFSSLKKQGIEEVNQVVGEWFATHQEEMDNLNIGNPENSESL
- a CDS encoding biopolymer transporter ExbD, translating into MAFGSMNSGDDAPMSDINVTPLVDVMLVLLIVFMITMPVLTHSIPLELPTASEKAAKQKEKQPKDPLRLTIDANGSYYVGGDSVTKVDIDTVISRLKTEKQENADTIVAIAADKAVEYEYVNKALEAAREAGISKIGFVTETKAQ
- a CDS encoding MotA/TolQ/ExbB proton channel family protein: MDLKLVFESGDFVLISVFVLMLVMSIVTWCLIILRTIKLKKAKSANAEVKTQMLNAFTLSEAVQKVKSIDSPMSRVADESLRAYQSYRQSNAKTLTTELPLNEYLVIQIRNSMEQAMRQFDYGMTALASIGATAPFIGLFGTVWGIYHALINIGQSGQMSIAAVAGPIGEALVSTAAGLFVAIPAVLAYNFLNRGKKTLSQDMDAFAHDLHVRLLNQKD
- a CDS encoding energy transducer TonB, with product MNKERILTPSVVISVVLIHAGLVALLWQAHKPPVPEMMNIEFVDLADLGGDGGGDGSPEGEGAPAAPEKIPEPEKPKPKPKPVEPTKPVIKPVVTKKEDADIQQPKEKPKPVEKPKPEPKPEPKPEPKPEPRPEPKPEPKTESKPAPQASEYTGTKTGPNTAENGKGSGEGKALHGEGKGSGGGTKGTGSGRGEGSGSGSGGAKGEHGSGTGSGGGAGGGSGGPPAVVDKGFLPTPAYPPLSLENGEEGVVHLSILVQPGGKVVKVTVTKSSGFQRLDNAARKAATAAGSRYPTNRLTEYRGKINFQLQ